The genomic window ACCTGGTTATTTATAATGATGCTGTCCATTGCATCCAATGTCTGGTAATTAAAAAATCCGCCGTCTAGAATAGCGATCTGCATACCCTGCCCACGCAACCCGATATTGTGAAGGAATTGTCCTTTATGCAAATTGATCTCATTGAAAGACGCAGCACCATAATTAAAAAAATCTGCTGTTGTTTGTGTTACTCTTAGCTGCGATTGTTCTGAAGATACAAGCTGTTCTTCAAGAAAAAATTTATCCGGCTGCAATCTTCCGCTTCCTCCTGAATGTTTAGCGGCGAGCACAGATACGCTTTCAACAAAAGGCATTGCGCTAATAGTACTGACCGCTGTATTTACACCCGTTGTATCAATACTTAATTGGTTCAACCATTTCGAAACATTCAAAACTGTAACACCGGGTATCGCTGCAATTTGTGCAACAAATGAAGGATTAACAGGAAGATCAGTACTGTCAATAGCAATACCGTATCTCGTTCTGCGATCAATGGCACGTTGTGACAAATATGCAGTCGGGTTGGCAATAGTAAATGGTGTACCACCCTTATGTTTAAATTTTACAAGAAAACGAGTAGGCTGGGCTTCGATAGTTTCAGCAAAGAGTAACAGACTTATTAAAGCAATAATTGTTTTTTTCATGGACCGTTTTTGGCGAGCCAAAAATACTAAATCACAACGGCAAATTAAGCCTTGATTTATCAATGGTGAATTTGGTTAAAATAAGAAGAAGTTAATTGTGATCGATCATCCACATTTTGATGCCGAAACCAATGCGGAAAGGATCGTAATTATAAACAGGGGGAGGACCAGGGTTTACAAGGATCGGGTTAGGCTGTTGTTCCCAAAGAAAATATTCACGGTAAACAAGACCAATATCTTTCGAATATTTTTCTACGCTGCGTGCCTGTGAAGCATATGATGTAGGATCCGTATTTGGAAAATTCTCGGTTTCATCCTGCTGTTCAACAGTTAATACGTCTGAATAATTTTTTCCACCAAAAGAAAATGAGCCACCTGTTTCTTCGTAAAAATAATCCCAATCGAACATCGCATCATCCACACTGAAATTGAATACAGGGCCATATGGGTTAGTGGGTAAAAATTTATTTCCTTTCCAGTTGTTGCCTTCACGTATGCCTAAATGAAGTTTTATAAAACGGAGATTATCGTCGTCTGTTATTTCTAATTGATCGTGCAGAACAGTTACCATATAACTTCCATAAGGTATCCATGCCTGTGCAGGAGTCCACGAAGTAGTATTAACAGAATCACGGATAAAACGAAACACTCTCCATGAAGGACGTCCTTCGTTATCTGTTATCTGCTGATCGACTAAATGTTTTACCTGGTATTTGCGTATGGCGGTAACACGGCCAAAGTTTGTGAATACAGTACTATCTAAACGATAGGTGATATATTTCCCTGTTTGCAAAGGCACATAATCAGACAATGCTTCGGTTTGAAATTCTTCAGTTTCTTTTTTACAGGAAGAAATAAAAATTGCGGCAGCAATCAAAAGATATAATCGTGAAAGTAGAGTTGCTCTCATAAGATGGTGTTCGATTTCAGGGATACAAATTTTTAAAACTGGCGCTAAGTTAAAAACAAAAAGCGGGGCTACATAGAGTCCCGCTTTAAAACGTATTTTTTTAGGCATTATTGCCTGAGAATCAGCTCAAATTATCGTTGATTATTAAGGCTTCCTGACTGGATAATCCCGCCACCAAGCACATCATCACCCTCATAAAACACGGCACTTTGGCCCGGGGCTATGCCTTTTACATGCTCATAAAACTTCACCTTCATCGTTCCATTTTCAGGATAAATATTTGATAAGGCACCTTTATCCTTATAACGGATCTTGGTAACCGCCTCCATTCCGGGGCTGATCATATCATATTTTATCAGGTTCAGTTTACCAACCTTCATTTCATTTTGTTCCAGGTCTTCTTCATCGCCTAAAACAACGGTGTTGGTATCGGGGTCAATCTTTGTTACAAAAACAGGTTTACCAAATGCAATGTCCAAACCTTTACGCTGTCCAATTGTATAAAATGGATAGCCTTTATGTTTACCTAAAATATTTCCATGCTTGTCAACAAAATCTCCGCCGTTCACTCTTTCTTCCAGCCCTTCTACATTTCTTTTTAAGAAACCACGGTAATCATTATCGGGAACAAAACAAATTTCATAACTCTCAGATTTTTTTGCCAGTTCAGGGTAGCCATAGTCCAATGCCATTTGACGTATCTCTGTTTTCCGGAAAGGAGCCAATGGTAATAATGTTCTGCTGAGTAGATCCTGTTGTAATCCCCATAAAACATAACTCTGATCTTTAGTATCATCAATTGCTTTGCTCACAACAAACCTTCCATTATCGTGCTGACGGATCTTTGCATAATGACCCGTTGCAATAAATTCACAATCCAATGCATCGGCTCTTTTCAATAATGCACGCCATTTAATATGTGTATTGCAAAGCACACATGGATTAGGTGTACGACCGGCGAGATATTCATCGACAAAGTTTTCAATTACGAATCCGCCAAACTCTTCACGTATATCGAGAATATAATGTGCAAAGCCATGTTCAACGGCAGCCTGCCTTGCATCGTTGAAAGAATCCAAATTACAGCAACCCGTTTCTTTTTTACTTCCACCACTTGCAGCATAGTCCCATGTCTTCATAGTAATGCCCACTACTTCATATCCCTCGTCATGAAGCATCAATGCGGTAACGGTACTATCAATACCACCGCTCATGGCCACTAAAACTTTTCCTTTTTTGCTCATAAAAAATGAAGCTGCAAATATACGTTGAATTTACCGGGCACTGGATTCCGAAATGAGTAATAATTAACCTAAATATTCCATTCAGAAATTTGCCGAAATCCTTATTTTCAAGGCTAAATAACAACATCATACGCCGTGAAGCTGTACGCCCTACTTACTATTTCTTTTTTCTTCTCAATTCAATTTGTTTTTGCTCAACCTGCGCATGCAGAATTAGATCCAGAAAAATGGGCTGTTGAATTAAGTAAAAAGGATCGTAGTGTATACGATAGTTTGCCTGGCCTGATATCAAAATTGCAGAAAATTGACAGCCTGCAAGCTTTTCAATTTATAGATGAGTTGGCTGAAAAGAGAAGATCAAAAGGGGATCATTTCAAGGCGTTTTTCAATTGTCTAAAGGCCCGCATGATCTTTTACAAATGTTACTACGAGTTTCAGCGGGTTGGAAAAGTGCCTGTCAATGTAGACTGGGTCAAACAACAACTTATAACGCTATATTCTTCTGCAATTGATATTGCTTACCGATCAGAAGATGATTTGTTGGTGGCATATGTGAGCTATGTTTATGGAAGTGTTAGTATACTTTTTGGAGAGGTTGGGCTTTCTGTTATGTATGCCAAAAACGGTATCGATCTTTATGAAAAACTTTCATACCCCGTCGGGCCAGCGCAATACCAGTTCCTAGCAGAGCTGCTTTACAGGGTAAGAGAGTACGATGAATCTATCCGCTATGGCAAAAAGGCAATAACTACCTGGCAAAGTTTCCCCACCGAATTCAAATCATATACGGTAAGCTGCATGAATACGGTTGCATTAGGTTTTCATCGTCAGCAAGTTTATGATTCAGCATTGATCTTTTACAACCGGGCATTAGACCTGGCTAAACAAATAAAAGATACCGTGTGGACAGGAATCGTTTCGGGAAATATAGGACAGATATTTTATGCCCAGGGAAAATATGATACAGCGTATGCTTTATTAAAAGGAGATTATAATGCCAGCAAAGCAAAAAAGTACTTTGACAATGCAGGTAATTCATTACAATGGGCTGCAAGAACTAACCTGGCGTTGGGCAATAAAGCGTCGGCCTTAGCCGAAGTAAGAGAAGCATTTCAATTATTAAAACAGTGGCCGGATGCAAATTATTTAAGAAATACCTATTATACCGCCACGCAGATATTCAGAGAACTGGGTAATTATGATAGCGCATTTTATTATAATAATCTTTGGTCCCGGATCAATGATTCGCTTGAAAAAGTAGTAGCCACCAGTAGTTTGGCTATTTCAAAAGCAAAACTAAATGATGAAACAAGCCGCTACAATATTCAAAACCTGAACAAGGAAAAACGATCGCAATTACTGTTCCGAAACATCATCATTGCTTCAATTATTATTCTCTTTCTCATTGTTGTATTAGCTGTTAACAGGCAGCGGTTAAGGCAGAAATTAAAAACGGAGAAAGTCGAGCAGGAAAAACTATTGATGGAGCAGGAAGTAACTTCTGCTAAAGATCAATTAAAAATGTTTACGGAAAACCTTGTTGAAAAAACAAACCTGATCGAAAAGCTGGAATTGCAGGCAAAAGGCAAACAAGCAACATCAGAACAACAAGAGATCATTTCGGAACTCAGCAGGCAAACAATATTGACCGAAGAAGATTGGAATAAGTTCAAATCTCTTTTTGAAAAGATACACCCCGGATTTTTTATTAACCTCCAGGAAAAGGTTTCCGATATAACAGTTGCCGAATTGAGAATGGCAGCGCTAACCAGGCTGCATTTATCTACCAGCCAGATCGCATCAATACTCGGGATCTCTGCAAATAGTGTTTACAAAACAAAACAACGTCTGCGTCAGCGATTGAACATTGATGCGGAAGTCAGCATTGAAGAAGCAATTACTAAAATGTAAAGAGGAATCACTCTTAAATTAGTTTCACCTCACTCATCTCAAATTAAAATTCATTTTCAACTGATTAGTTGACTTGTCACATTCTTGTCCACTACTCCGGCAAATTTTTGTCCATCCCCCGGCGAATTATTGTCCTCTCGAAAAATTGGAAACCGTTATTGCCACTTCTAATTTTCGGGCTGATGATTTTTAACATGCGAAATACTAAAACAAAGATTTTTTTCATCCTGGTCATCATCGTAACCATGTTATTAATACTTGTTGTTATCAAAGTTTTTGATAAACGAATTCAAAAACTAGATACGCAAGAACAGCCACGATAACCCGAAAACCAATAAATACATGAAACAGCAACTGACTAATCAAATGAGAAATTTTTCTTTAGCTACACTACTGCTTATTCTTGCTCAATTCTCTTCCAGTTTACAAGCTCAAAATGTAGGGATAGGTATAACTACACCCGATGCCAGTGCATTGCTGCATGTAAATAGTACCAGTAAGGGAATGTTGATCCCGAGAATGACAACAGCACAAAAGAATATTTTGGCTTCACCCGCCAATGGTCTTATAATTTTTCAAACTGATAGTGTGCAAGGTTTGTATTATAATTCAGGTACATCAATTACGCCAGTTTGGGAAAGAATGGTGACTTCAAAAAGTGCATGGAACCTGGGAGGAAATGCCGGTACTACACCCGCTACACATTTTATCGGAACGACTGATAACAATGGATTGCGATTTAAGGTCAATAATATCAACGCTGGTTTAATTGATGGATCCAATGCTTCGTTTGGAGTGAATAGTATGTCGTCAAATATTACCGGTTTTGATAATACAGCGATCGGTAATCAAAGCCTACGCGAAAACACGAACGGATA from Bacteroidota bacterium includes these protein-coding regions:
- the mnmA gene encoding tRNA 2-thiouridine(34) synthase MnmA, whose protein sequence is MSKKGKVLVAMSGGIDSTVTALMLHDEGYEVVGITMKTWDYAASGGSKKETGCCNLDSFNDARQAAVEHGFAHYILDIREEFGGFVIENFVDEYLAGRTPNPCVLCNTHIKWRALLKRADALDCEFIATGHYAKIRQHDNGRFVVSKAIDDTKDQSYVLWGLQQDLLSRTLLPLAPFRKTEIRQMALDYGYPELAKKSESYEICFVPDNDYRGFLKRNVEGLEERVNGGDFVDKHGNILGKHKGYPFYTIGQRKGLDIAFGKPVFVTKIDPDTNTVVLGDEEDLEQNEMKVGKLNLIKYDMISPGMEAVTKIRYKDKGALSNIYPENGTMKVKFYEHVKGIAPGQSAVFYEGDDVLGGGIIQSGSLNNQR
- a CDS encoding transcriptional regulator; its protein translation is MKLYALLTISFFFSIQFVFAQPAHAELDPEKWAVELSKKDRSVYDSLPGLISKLQKIDSLQAFQFIDELAEKRRSKGDHFKAFFNCLKARMIFYKCYYEFQRVGKVPVNVDWVKQQLITLYSSAIDIAYRSEDDLLVAYVSYVYGSVSILFGEVGLSVMYAKNGIDLYEKLSYPVGPAQYQFLAELLYRVREYDESIRYGKKAITTWQSFPTEFKSYTVSCMNTVALGFHRQQVYDSALIFYNRALDLAKQIKDTVWTGIVSGNIGQIFYAQGKYDTAYALLKGDYNASKAKKYFDNAGNSLQWAARTNLALGNKASALAEVREAFQLLKQWPDANYLRNTYYTATQIFRELGNYDSAFYYNNLWSRINDSLEKVVATSSLAISKAKLNDETSRYNIQNLNKEKRSQLLFRNIIIASIIILFLIVVLAVNRQRLRQKLKTEKVEQEKLLMEQEVTSAKDQLKMFTENLVEKTNLIEKLELQAKGKQATSEQQEIISELSRQTILTEEDWNKFKSLFEKIHPGFFINLQEKVSDITVAELRMAALTRLHLSTSQIASILGISANSVYKTKQRLRQRLNIDAEVSIEEAITKM